A stretch of Sinorhizobium meliloti DNA encodes these proteins:
- the proB gene encoding glutamate 5-kinase, with amino-acid sequence MTKARKALENYRRVVIKIGSALLVDRRTGLKKSWLDALCADIAALRAKGVEVLVVSSGAIALGRTVLDLPAGALKLEESQAAAAVGQIVLARAWSESLSTHAIVAGQILLTLGDTEERRRYLNARATIGQLLKLGSVPIINENDTVATTEIRYGDNDRLAARVATMVGADLLVLLSDIDGLYTAPPHLDPNARFLETVAEITPEIEAMAGGAASELSRGGMRTKIDAGKIATTAGCAMIIASGKPDHPLAAIEAGARSSWFAPSGSPVTARKTWIAGQLLPAGSLSIDAGAETALRSGKSLLPAGVRQVTGSFSRGDTIAIIGASGREIARGLAGYDADEARQIAGKKSAEIAAILGYAGRTAMVHRDDLVMTAPSGARLVEESDEGKGKLHA; translated from the coding sequence ATGACCAAGGCCCGCAAAGCGCTCGAGAATTACCGCCGGGTCGTCATCAAGATCGGCTCGGCACTCCTCGTCGACCGCAGGACCGGGCTGAAGAAGAGCTGGCTCGACGCGCTCTGCGCCGACATTGCGGCCCTCAGGGCCAAGGGCGTGGAAGTGCTCGTCGTCTCCTCGGGAGCGATTGCGCTTGGACGCACGGTGCTCGACCTGCCGGCGGGTGCGCTGAAGCTCGAAGAGAGCCAGGCGGCCGCCGCCGTCGGCCAGATCGTGCTGGCGCGTGCCTGGTCGGAGAGCCTCTCGACCCATGCGATCGTCGCCGGCCAGATCCTCCTGACGCTGGGCGACACCGAGGAGCGCCGGCGCTACCTCAATGCCCGCGCGACGATCGGTCAGCTTCTGAAGCTCGGCTCGGTGCCGATCATCAACGAGAACGACACGGTCGCGACCACAGAAATCCGCTATGGCGACAACGACCGGCTGGCAGCGAGGGTCGCGACCATGGTCGGCGCCGATCTCCTGGTCCTGCTCTCGGATATCGACGGGCTCTATACCGCGCCGCCGCATCTCGATCCGAACGCCCGTTTCCTCGAAACGGTCGCCGAAATCACGCCCGAAATCGAGGCGATGGCGGGCGGCGCTGCCTCCGAGCTTTCGCGCGGCGGCATGCGCACCAAGATCGACGCCGGCAAGATCGCAACCACTGCCGGCTGCGCGATGATCATCGCCTCCGGCAAGCCGGATCATCCGCTGGCCGCGATCGAGGCGGGCGCGCGCTCGTCCTGGTTCGCGCCATCAGGCTCTCCGGTGACCGCCCGCAAGACCTGGATCGCCGGACAGCTCCTGCCGGCCGGTTCGCTCTCGATCGATGCCGGAGCGGAAACGGCGCTGCGTTCCGGCAAGAGCCTGCTGCCGGCCGGCGTCCGGCAGGTGACGGGAAGCTTCAGCCGCGGCGATACGATTGCGATAATCGGCGCTTCCGGCCGCGAGATCGCCCGCGGTCTTGCCGGCTACGATGCCGACGAGGCGCGCCAGATCGCCGGCAAGAAGTCGGCCGAGATCGCCGCCATCCTCGGCTATGCCGGCCGCACCGCCATGGTGCATCGCGACGATCTGGTCATGACGGCTCCATCGGGCGCGCGCCTTGTAGAGGAAAGCGACGAGGGAAAGGGCAAGCTCCATGCTTGA
- the rsfS gene encoding ribosome silencing factor — protein MPTFRYGSKKYFESNVPVLFIWKGKTLTTAHAKGFAASAFPRSTESSDEAAVRALQLVLESLEDSKAENIVTIDIAGKSALGDFMVVVSGRSNRHVMAIADHLITDLKDDGLGRARVEGLEGGDWVLIDTGDVIVHIFRPEIRAFYNIEKMWAAPEIEDGTLH, from the coding sequence ATGCCTACATTTAGGTACGGTTCGAAGAAATATTTCGAATCGAACGTGCCTGTTCTGTTCATTTGGAAAGGAAAAACCCTGACAACAGCACACGCCAAGGGATTTGCGGCATCCGCATTCCCGCGCAGCACGGAATCGAGCGACGAAGCCGCTGTCCGTGCGCTTCAACTGGTCCTCGAAAGCCTAGAGGACTCGAAGGCAGAAAATATCGTTACCATCGACATTGCCGGAAAATCGGCGCTGGGAGACTTCATGGTCGTCGTCTCCGGGCGATCGAACAGGCATGTGATGGCCATTGCCGACCACTTGATCACGGACCTGAAGGACGACGGCCTCGGCAGGGCTCGCGTCGAAGGTCTTGAGGGTGGCGATTGGGTACTGATCGACACCGGCGATGTGATCGTTCACATCTTCCGGCCGGAGATCCGGGCGTTCTACAACATCGAAAAGATGTGGGCGGCTCCCGAGATCGAAGACGGTACCCTGCACTGA
- a CDS encoding GNAT family N-acetyltransferase, which translates to MQTELVREDQSRSPEQRLRPQRSRTDCPILLSPRLVLRAPHEDDIDALAHLANNANIATMVSRMPHPYTTADAADFVRRAKAGTIGKCVYAITKADNGAFLGCCGVEPHADERTVELGYWLGEPYWNQGYATEAAQTLTDMAFRTRDIDQIDARCRVMNIASRRVIQKCGFQFQGSGMVGSLALGGMVPVEWYRLDRKTWVSLRSWGGVR; encoded by the coding sequence ATGCAAACCGAGCTCGTCAGGGAAGACCAATCCCGGTCTCCCGAACAAAGGCTGAGGCCTCAGCGGTCAAGGACCGATTGCCCGATATTGTTATCGCCCAGGCTCGTTTTGCGCGCGCCCCATGAAGACGATATCGACGCCCTTGCCCATCTTGCCAACAATGCCAACATCGCCACCATGGTCTCGCGCATGCCGCACCCCTATACGACGGCGGATGCGGCCGATTTCGTGCGACGCGCAAAAGCCGGCACGATTGGCAAGTGCGTCTACGCGATCACGAAAGCGGACAATGGCGCATTCCTCGGCTGCTGCGGTGTCGAGCCGCACGCCGACGAAAGGACCGTCGAGCTCGGCTATTGGCTGGGCGAGCCCTACTGGAACCAGGGCTATGCGACCGAGGCGGCACAGACCCTGACCGACATGGCCTTCCGCACCCGCGACATCGACCAGATCGATGCGCGCTGCCGGGTCATGAACATCGCGTCGCGCCGGGTCATCCAGAAGTGCGGCTTTCAGTTCCAGGGTTCCGGCATGGTCGGCAGCCTGGCGCTCGGCGGCATGGTCCCGGTCGAATGGTACAGGCTCGACCGCAAGACCTGGGTCTCCTTAAGAAGCTGGGGAGGTGTCCGATGA
- a CDS encoding alkaline phosphatase D family protein, with protein MAALRNTLTRRSFLFSAGAAGLVASSGLATPFYARGYGRPEFAHGVQSGDVDTGSGMIWTRVDRPARVSVEYSTTESFSNAVRLADIDATPLTDCAVKCRLHNLLPDQDIFYRFIATDLYDANRVSEPVVGRFRTAPLRRRSVRFVWSGDTAGQGWGIDEVGMKTYSTMRLHEPDFFIHSGDTIYADNPIPDEIKLRDGGMWKNRIVTPEKRDVARTLEEYRGQWKYNLLDEHVRRLHAECPTFYQWDDHEVLNNWSASTDLSDDPRYPEKDVAVYAARAARAFHEMTAIRTLPTEPGRIFRKIAYGPLLDVFFVDLRSYRGPNQEEGGGGLFGWRQADWLKRELAASSATWKVIACDMPIGLIVWDDYSARRGSDAIADGDHGAPKGRESEFADLLRFVRDNAIENLVWLTADVHYTAAHHYDPSRAAFKDFSPFWEFVSGPLHSGTYGPKELDMTFGPEVRFMKASGGGIDSNLPPSAGLQFFGIVDISGQTRQMTVRLMDRQDQELWRVTLDPAVSA; from the coding sequence TTGGCCGCTCTTCGAAACACCCTCACCAGGCGTTCTTTCCTCTTCTCCGCCGGCGCCGCAGGTCTTGTCGCTTCTTCCGGTCTCGCCACGCCGTTCTATGCGCGCGGCTACGGGCGGCCGGAATTCGCCCATGGGGTACAGTCCGGCGACGTCGATACGGGCTCGGGGATGATCTGGACGCGGGTCGATCGGCCGGCGCGCGTTTCCGTCGAATATTCGACTACGGAAAGCTTTTCGAATGCCGTGAGGCTTGCCGATATCGATGCGACGCCGCTGACCGACTGCGCCGTCAAGTGCCGGCTCCACAATCTGCTGCCGGACCAGGACATCTTCTATCGCTTCATCGCGACCGATCTCTACGACGCCAATCGCGTCTCCGAACCGGTCGTCGGGCGCTTCCGGACGGCTCCCTTGCGCCGCCGCTCCGTGCGCTTCGTCTGGTCCGGCGACACGGCGGGGCAGGGCTGGGGCATCGACGAGGTCGGCATGAAGACCTATTCGACCATGCGGCTGCACGAGCCGGATTTCTTCATCCATTCCGGCGACACGATCTATGCCGACAATCCTATCCCCGACGAGATCAAGCTGCGCGACGGCGGCATGTGGAAGAACCGGATCGTCACGCCCGAGAAGCGAGACGTCGCGCGGACGCTCGAGGAATATCGCGGCCAGTGGAAATACAACCTGCTCGACGAGCATGTGCGGAGGCTCCATGCCGAATGTCCCACCTTCTATCAGTGGGACGACCACGAGGTCCTGAACAACTGGTCGGCCTCGACCGATCTCAGCGACGACCCGCGCTATCCGGAGAAGGATGTCGCCGTCTATGCCGCCCGCGCGGCCCGCGCGTTTCACGAGATGACGGCGATCCGCACGCTGCCGACGGAGCCCGGCCGCATTTTCCGCAAGATCGCCTATGGTCCGCTGCTCGACGTCTTCTTCGTGGATCTGCGCTCCTATCGCGGCCCCAACCAGGAAGAGGGGGGGGGCGGCCTCTTCGGCTGGCGGCAGGCGGACTGGCTGAAGCGCGAGCTTGCGGCGTCCAGCGCCACCTGGAAGGTGATCGCCTGCGACATGCCGATCGGCCTCATCGTTTGGGACGACTATTCGGCAAGGCGCGGATCGGATGCCATTGCCGACGGCGACCATGGCGCGCCGAAGGGGCGCGAGAGCGAATTTGCGGACCTCCTGCGCTTCGTCCGCGACAATGCGATCGAGAACCTCGTCTGGCTGACGGCGGACGTGCATTACACGGCGGCGCATCACTACGATCCCTCGCGGGCTGCCTTCAAGGACTTCTCGCCGTTCTGGGAGTTCGTCTCCGGGCCGCTTCATTCCGGCACCTACGGCCCGAAGGAGCTCGACATGACCTTCGGCCCCGAGGTTCGCTTCATGAAGGCGTCCGGCGGAGGAATCGACAGCAACCTGCCGCCGTCGGCGGGCCTTCAATTCTTCGGCATCGTCGATATCAGCGGCCAGACGCGGCAGATGACGGTGCGGCTGATGGACCGGCAGGATCAGGAACTCTGGCGGGTAACCCTCGATCCGGCGGTTTCCGCTTGA
- the rplU gene encoding 50S ribosomal protein L21, with protein sequence MFAVIKTGGKQYRVAANDVITIEKLEGVAGDKIEFTEILMVGVGADATIGAPFVEGAVVSAEVVDQGRAKKVIAFKKRRRQNSKRSRGHRQHQTIVRILDIAAAGGKAKKASKKTEAAAEAAN encoded by the coding sequence ATGTTCGCAGTCATCAAGACCGGCGGTAAGCAGTACCGCGTGGCGGCCAATGACGTCATTACCATCGAAAAGCTGGAAGGCGTTGCTGGCGACAAGATCGAATTCACCGAGATCCTGATGGTCGGCGTCGGCGCCGATGCCACCATCGGTGCTCCGTTTGTCGAAGGTGCCGTCGTCAGCGCCGAAGTTGTGGACCAGGGCCGCGCCAAGAAGGTCATCGCCTTCAAGAAGCGCCGCCGCCAGAACTCCAAGCGCTCGCGCGGCCATCGCCAGCATCAGACGATCGTCCGTATCCTGGACATCGCTGCCGCCGGCGGCAAGGCGAAGAAGGCTTCGAAGAAGACCGAAGCCGCCGCTGAAGCTGCAAACTGA
- a CDS encoding nicotinate-nucleotide adenylyltransferase encodes MAVGLFGGSFNPPHDGHALVAETALRRLGLDQLWWMVTPGNPLKDRNHLAPLGERIAMSEKIARNPRIKVTAFEQALGQSYTARTLEVIRARNRDVRFVWVMGADNLKNFHRWQDWRKIVATFPIAVVDRPGSTLAYLSSPMARAFSSARVDEDDAGTLAFRRAPAWTFIHGPRSGLSSTALRSAKSG; translated from the coding sequence ATGGCCGTCGGCCTGTTCGGCGGGTCCTTCAATCCGCCGCATGACGGGCATGCGCTCGTCGCCGAGACCGCATTGCGCCGGCTCGGGCTCGACCAGCTCTGGTGGATGGTGACGCCCGGCAATCCGCTCAAGGACCGCAACCATCTCGCGCCGCTTGGCGAACGTATCGCCATGAGCGAGAAGATCGCCCGCAACCCGCGCATCAAGGTGACCGCTTTCGAGCAGGCGCTCGGTCAGAGCTACACGGCCCGCACGCTGGAAGTGATCCGCGCCCGCAACCGCGATGTCCGTTTCGTCTGGGTCATGGGCGCCGACAATCTCAAGAACTTTCACCGCTGGCAGGACTGGCGCAAGATCGTCGCCACTTTCCCGATCGCCGTCGTCGACCGGCCGGGATCGACCCTTGCCTATCTGTCCTCGCCGATGGCGAGGGCTTTCAGCAGCGCCCGCGTCGACGAGGATGATGCGGGAACCCTCGCTTTCCGCCGCGCGCCCGCCTGGACCTTCATTCACGGCCCCCGTTCGGGCTTGAGCTCGACGGCGCTTCGTTCGGCCAAATCCGGGTGA
- a CDS encoding amidase, whose amino-acid sequence MPPSDAPSRDRLETVLARLDGRRNDERVYVKLYPETARAEADAADGRRREGKSLGPLDGRIVSIKDLFDIAGEPTLAGSIIRRAAPPATADAAIVRRLRAAGAVIIGKSHMTEFAFTAVGLNPHYPVPGNAIDPSLIPGGSSSGAAVSAAEGTSEIAIGSDSGGSVRIPAALQGLVGFKPTARRISLEGAFPLSPSLDSIGPLARTVAGCAAADAVMAGDTPRPLERMPLAGLKLGIPEGALLEGLAPEIAAAFERSLQAFSRAGAKLAACGIDDLLARFAEATAIGSLAGLEASRVHADWLLDDNAPVDIRVRSTLRRRLTVPDAAIEDLLRTRQELMRAMDERLAPFDLTLLPTTPIPAVSIASVEEDRAEYRRVEDLLLRNTQVANQFDLTAISLPMAGTSRPAGLMLMGRHGADAMLLGAAAAMEDLLKNG is encoded by the coding sequence TTGCCCCCGTCAGATGCGCCCTCCCGCGACCGCCTCGAAACCGTTCTCGCCCGCCTCGACGGGCGGCGGAACGATGAACGCGTTTATGTGAAGCTCTATCCCGAGACAGCCCGCGCGGAAGCGGACGCTGCCGACGGGAGGCGGCGCGAGGGCAAGAGCCTCGGGCCCCTCGACGGGCGGATCGTCTCCATCAAGGACCTCTTTGACATCGCGGGCGAGCCGACGCTTGCGGGCTCCATCATCCGCCGCGCGGCGCCTCCGGCAACAGCGGACGCGGCGATCGTCCGGCGCCTTCGCGCGGCCGGCGCCGTCATCATCGGCAAGTCTCACATGACGGAATTCGCCTTTACCGCCGTCGGCCTCAATCCGCATTACCCGGTGCCCGGCAACGCTATCGACCCGAGCCTCATTCCCGGCGGTTCCTCCTCCGGCGCCGCCGTCTCGGCGGCGGAGGGCACGAGCGAGATCGCCATCGGCTCCGACAGCGGCGGCTCGGTGCGCATTCCGGCCGCCCTGCAGGGCCTCGTCGGCTTCAAGCCCACCGCCCGCCGCATATCTCTGGAAGGCGCCTTTCCCCTGTCCCCCAGCCTCGATTCGATCGGCCCGCTTGCGCGCACGGTCGCCGGTTGCGCGGCCGCCGACGCGGTCATGGCCGGCGATACGCCGAGACCGCTCGAGCGCATGCCGCTCGCCGGCCTGAAACTCGGCATCCCCGAAGGCGCTCTTCTCGAAGGGCTTGCGCCGGAAATTGCGGCGGCTTTCGAAAGAAGCCTGCAAGCGTTCTCCCGCGCGGGTGCGAAACTCGCCGCATGCGGGATCGACGATCTCCTCGCCCGCTTCGCCGAGGCAACCGCGATCGGTTCGCTTGCTGGCCTCGAGGCAAGCCGTGTGCACGCGGACTGGCTCCTGGACGACAATGCGCCGGTCGACATCCGCGTAAGATCCACATTGCGCCGCCGGCTCACGGTCCCCGACGCCGCGATCGAGGACCTGCTGCGGACGCGGCAAGAGCTCATGCGCGCCATGGACGAGCGGCTGGCACCCTTCGATCTCACGCTGCTGCCGACCACACCCATCCCCGCCGTCAGCATCGCCTCGGTCGAGGAGGACAGGGCCGAATACCGCCGCGTGGAGGACCTGCTGCTGCGCAACACCCAGGTCGCCAACCAGTTCGACCTGACCGCAATAAGCCTGCCGATGGCAGGCACGAGCCGGCCGGCGGGGCTGATGCTGATGGGCCGGCACGGCGCGGACGCGATGCTGCTTGGCGCTGCGGCCGCAATGGAGGATCTGCTGAAGAACGGGTGA
- the obgE gene encoding GTPase ObgE translates to MKFLDETKVYIRSGDGGAGAVSFRREKFIEFGGPDGGDGGRGGDVWVEAVNGLNTLIDFRYQQHFKAKTGTHGMGRNRTGAKGGDVTLKVPVGTQIFEEDNETLIVDMVAEGQRYRLAAGGNGGFGNAHFKSSTNQAPSWANPGLEGEEKTIWLRLKLIADAGLVGLPNAGKSTFLAACTRARPKIANYPFTTLHPNLGVATIDEKEFIIADIPGLIEGAHEGVGIGDRFLGHVERTRVLLHLVSAQEEDVAKAYKTVKHELEAYGGGLEEKPQIVALSQIDVLDEEELKAKAKALGKACGTPPLLISAVTNKGMTEALRALRSVIAAAKAGEEEA, encoded by the coding sequence ATGAAATTCCTCGACGAAACGAAAGTCTATATCCGGTCAGGGGATGGCGGCGCGGGCGCCGTTTCCTTCCGCCGCGAGAAGTTCATCGAGTTCGGCGGCCCCGACGGCGGCGACGGCGGCCGCGGCGGCGATGTCTGGGTGGAAGCCGTCAACGGCCTCAATACGCTCATCGACTTCCGCTATCAGCAGCATTTCAAGGCCAAGACCGGCACGCACGGCATGGGCCGCAACCGCACCGGCGCAAAGGGCGGCGACGTGACGCTGAAGGTGCCGGTCGGCACCCAGATCTTCGAGGAAGACAACGAGACGCTGATCGTCGACATGGTGGCGGAAGGGCAGCGCTACCGGCTCGCCGCCGGCGGCAATGGCGGCTTCGGCAACGCGCATTTCAAGTCCTCCACCAACCAGGCGCCGAGCTGGGCCAATCCGGGCCTCGAGGGCGAGGAGAAGACGATCTGGCTGCGGCTGAAGCTGATTGCCGATGCCGGTCTCGTCGGCCTGCCGAATGCCGGCAAGTCGACCTTTCTCGCCGCCTGCACCCGGGCTCGGCCGAAGATCGCCAATTATCCCTTCACGACGCTGCATCCCAATCTCGGCGTTGCGACCATCGATGAAAAGGAATTCATCATCGCCGACATTCCGGGGTTGATCGAAGGCGCGCATGAGGGCGTGGGCATCGGCGACCGCTTTCTCGGCCATGTCGAGCGCACCCGGGTGCTGCTGCATCTCGTCTCCGCGCAGGAAGAGGATGTCGCCAAGGCCTACAAGACCGTGAAGCACGAGCTCGAGGCCTATGGCGGCGGGCTCGAGGAGAAGCCCCAGATCGTGGCGCTGTCGCAGATCGACGTGCTGGACGAGGAGGAATTGAAGGCGAAGGCCAAGGCGCTCGGAAAAGCCTGCGGCACGCCGCCGCTCCTCATCTCCGCCGTGACCAACAAGGGTATGACGGAGGCGCTGAGAGCATTGCGCAGCGTCATCGCCGCGGCCAAGGCGGGCGAAGAGGAAGCTTAA
- a CDS encoding GNAT family N-acetyltransferase, with protein sequence MNALVTERARAVARPGPGPAPVIETERLRLRPHRLSDAAAIAESLGDFQVARMLSRVPAPYHHQDALDWLNRQTADMLPDWTLAITTPGDDVHIGCIGIELRHGQWHVGYWLNRFYWGKGLASEAVHAAVERFFRRMPETVLHSGVFADNPASLKVQEKLGFRITGCSQIYALARNAMVAHIETRLAAEDLRRPD encoded by the coding sequence ATGAACGCCCTGGTCACGGAGCGCGCCCGGGCCGTCGCCCGCCCCGGCCCCGGCCCGGCGCCGGTCATCGAAACGGAACGGCTGCGGCTGCGGCCGCACCGGCTTTCCGATGCGGCCGCCATCGCCGAGTCGCTCGGCGATTTCCAGGTGGCGCGGATGCTTTCGCGCGTTCCGGCGCCCTACCACCACCAGGATGCGCTCGACTGGCTCAACCGCCAGACGGCCGATATGCTGCCGGACTGGACGCTCGCCATCACCACCCCGGGCGACGACGTCCATATCGGCTGCATCGGCATCGAACTCCGGCACGGCCAATGGCATGTCGGCTACTGGCTGAACCGGTTCTACTGGGGCAAGGGGCTGGCGAGCGAGGCGGTCCATGCCGCGGTCGAACGATTCTTCCGCCGCATGCCGGAAACGGTGCTGCATTCGGGCGTCTTCGCCGACAATCCGGCCTCGCTCAAGGTGCAGGAGAAACTCGGCTTCCGGATCACCGGCTGCAGCCAGATCTATGCGCTCGCCCGCAATGCGATGGTCGCGCATATCGAAACCCGGCTTGCGGCCGAGGACCTGCGCCGCCCGGACTGA
- a CDS encoding DUF429 domain-containing protein: protein MSLHTGFTSIVGFDSAWTDNPKAPGAICVIRLDGDGAHLYLAPRLASFAEALDVIERERKEAQKCLVALDQPTIVPNLTGSRPVDRVAGSLISWIGGGVQPASRSKKGMFDDGAPIWRFKQTLAATEEPELARAASSGLFLIEVFPALALAAIEGTFCSRLAAPKYNPANRKRFKISDWQAVAEAVRRFGMLNSLRHLDEWCLIAASSEAPRKADQDKVDALICGLIGLHWLAAPRDQSVMIGDLESGYMIAPATRGVHERLRAAARQRDVAIA from the coding sequence ATGAGCTTGCACACCGGTTTTACTTCCATCGTCGGCTTCGACTCGGCCTGGACTGACAACCCGAAAGCTCCCGGAGCGATCTGCGTCATTCGTCTGGATGGAGACGGCGCTCATTTGTATCTCGCACCCCGGCTTGCCTCGTTTGCGGAGGCTCTGGATGTCATCGAGCGCGAGCGCAAGGAGGCCCAGAAGTGCCTTGTGGCACTGGATCAGCCAACGATCGTCCCGAACCTCACCGGCTCGCGTCCCGTCGACAGGGTAGCCGGATCGCTGATCTCCTGGATTGGAGGCGGCGTTCAGCCTGCAAGCCGGTCGAAGAAGGGTATGTTCGATGACGGCGCACCGATCTGGCGGTTCAAGCAGACCTTGGCAGCGACCGAAGAGCCGGAACTCGCACGAGCAGCATCCAGCGGCCTCTTCCTGATCGAGGTTTTTCCGGCTCTGGCACTGGCTGCTATCGAGGGAACCTTCTGTTCGAGGCTTGCAGCCCCGAAGTACAATCCTGCCAACCGGAAGCGCTTCAAGATCAGCGACTGGCAGGCAGTCGCAGAAGCGGTCAGGCGGTTCGGCATGCTGAACTCGCTGCGGCACCTCGACGAATGGTGCTTGATAGCGGCAAGCTCCGAGGCGCCGAGGAAGGCGGACCAGGACAAGGTCGACGCATTGATCTGCGGCCTGATCGGGCTGCATTGGCTTGCCGCTCCGCGTGACCAATCGGTGATGATCGGTGACCTGGAGAGTGGCTATATGATAGCGCCGGCGACGCGCGGCGTGCATGAGAGGTTGCGCGCAGCGGCGCGACAGCGGGATGTGGCGATTGCGTGA
- the rpmA gene encoding 50S ribosomal protein L27, translating into MAHKKAGGSSRNGRDSESKRLGVKKFGGEAVIPGNIIVRQRGTKWHAGANVGLGKDHTIFALTTGNVDFRKKANGRVYVSVMPKAEAAE; encoded by the coding sequence ATGGCACACAAGAAAGCTGGCGGTTCGTCGCGTAACGGTCGCGATTCCGAGTCCAAGCGCCTTGGCGTGAAGAAGTTCGGCGGCGAAGCCGTCATTCCAGGCAACATCATCGTGCGCCAGCGCGGCACGAAGTGGCATGCCGGCGCCAATGTAGGCCTCGGCAAGGACCATACGATTTTTGCGCTTACGACGGGCAATGTGGACTTCCGCAAGAAGGCCAACGGCCGAGTCTACGTGTCTGTAATGCCGAAAGCCGAAGCAGCGGAATAA
- a CDS encoding KTSC domain-containing protein produces the protein MRILRSSAILDSSAIHEVRYDVPRRTLSVWFLGNRRPYHYLDVPEEVYEELLHADSAGNYFNRHIRHHYGFLH, from the coding sequence ATGCGAATTCTACGATCCTCCGCAATCCTCGACTCCTCCGCGATCCATGAGGTCAGATACGATGTGCCGCGCCGGACGTTGAGCGTCTGGTTCCTCGGCAACCGCAGGCCCTATCATTACCTCGACGTTCCGGAAGAGGTTTACGAGGAACTGCTGCATGCGGATTCCGCCGGCAACTATTTCAATCGGCACATACGCCATCACTACGGTTTCCTGCATTAG
- a CDS encoding glutamate-5-semialdehyde dehydrogenase, with protein sequence MLETVEKDKDVNAMMLEIGRRAKAAARPLATASAERKHAALVAMAGVIVTRTAEILAANALDLENARESGVASAFIDRLTLTESRIRDMADGIRAIAELIDPVGEVISEWDRPNGLHIERVRTPLGVIGVIYESRPNVTADAGALCLKAGNAVILRGGSDSFHSSRAIHACLTEGLKVAGLPEDAIQMVPVADRAAVGAMLTGLNGAIDVIVPRGGKSLVARVQNEARVPVFAHLEGLCHIYVDASADRDMAKKIVVNAKMRRTGICGAAETLLIDRNAAEKFAKPLLEALVDAGCEVRASDDLASVMPGLKAATDEDWATEYLDAIISARLVDGISGAIEHINTWSSAHTEAVIAEDPAVVERFFSEIDSAILLHNASTQFADGGEFGMGGEIGIATGKMHARGPVGVEQLTSFKYRVRGTGQVRP encoded by the coding sequence ATGCTTGAGACGGTGGAAAAGGACAAGGACGTCAACGCGATGATGCTGGAGATCGGACGCCGCGCCAAAGCGGCCGCCCGGCCGCTCGCGACCGCAAGCGCCGAGCGCAAGCATGCGGCACTCGTCGCCATGGCAGGCGTCATCGTCACAAGGACCGCGGAAATCCTCGCCGCCAATGCGCTCGACCTCGAAAACGCGCGCGAAAGCGGCGTCGCCAGCGCCTTCATCGACCGGCTGACGCTGACGGAAAGCCGCATCCGCGACATGGCGGACGGCATCCGCGCGATCGCCGAACTCATTGACCCCGTCGGCGAGGTGATCTCCGAATGGGACCGCCCGAACGGGCTTCACATCGAACGGGTGCGCACGCCCCTCGGCGTGATCGGCGTCATCTATGAAAGCCGTCCGAACGTCACGGCGGATGCCGGCGCGCTCTGCCTCAAGGCAGGCAATGCGGTGATCCTGCGGGGCGGATCCGACAGCTTTCACTCGTCGCGGGCGATCCATGCCTGCCTGACCGAGGGATTGAAGGTCGCGGGCCTGCCGGAAGATGCGATCCAGATGGTGCCGGTCGCCGACCGCGCTGCCGTCGGCGCCATGCTCACCGGCTTGAACGGCGCGATCGACGTGATCGTGCCGCGCGGCGGAAAGAGCCTGGTCGCGCGCGTCCAGAACGAGGCGCGGGTGCCGGTCTTCGCCCATCTCGAAGGTCTCTGCCACATCTATGTCGATGCGTCGGCCGATCGCGACATGGCGAAGAAGATCGTCGTCAATGCGAAGATGCGCCGGACCGGCATCTGCGGCGCCGCCGAGACGCTGCTGATAGACCGCAACGCCGCCGAGAAATTCGCAAAGCCCCTCCTCGAGGCGCTCGTCGATGCCGGCTGCGAGGTGCGCGCCTCCGATGACCTCGCAAGTGTAATGCCCGGCCTGAAAGCTGCGACCGACGAGGATTGGGCGACCGAATATCTCGACGCGATCATTTCGGCGAGATTGGTCGACGGCATTTCCGGCGCGATCGAGCACATCAACACCTGGTCGTCCGCCCATACCGAAGCCGTGATCGCCGAGGACCCTGCGGTGGTCGAGCGATTCTTCTCAGAGATCGACTCGGCGATCCTCCTGCACAATGCCTCGACGCAATTCGCCGACGGCGGCGAGTTCGGCATGGGCGGCGAGATCGGCATCGCCACCGGCAAGATGCACGCCCGCGGGCCCGTCGGCGTCGAGCAGCTCACCTCGTTCAAGTATCGTGTGCGCGGCACCGGACAGGTGCGGCCCTGA